The Gemmatimonadota bacterium DNA segment CGTCGTTTGAGGACGGGACTGCGGACACCATCGTTCCGCGACTACTGGCGGCGGAAGCCGACTGCACTCGAATTCACGAACTGCGCGGAGTGGCATACTACGGCGCCGCGCAGTCGATGCCTCTCTCGTTCCCAAACGATGTAGAGGCGTTGCGGGAGGCGATCGTCAAGCATGGTGCGCGGTTGGTCATTCTCGACTCTCTCACCACGTCGCTTAGCCCTGGCACCGATCCGTACAAGGATATGGACGTGCGGAAGGCGCTCGCCCCGCTCGCGCGCATCGCGGAAGAAACTGGCGTTGCCGTGGTCGTCATCCGGCATTTCACAAAGAGCGGACGAGGCAACGCAGTCACGGCTGGCGGCGGTTCTGTCGCGATTTCAGGCGTCGCGCGGGTTGTTCTTCAGGTTCACAAGGCTCCCGACGACGACTCAAAGCGCATTCTCGCCGTCGCCAAGTGCAACGTCGCGGTGGAGTTTCCCCGTCGCTCCAGTTCGGCTTAGAGGATGCTGGGAACTGCGCGCGCATCAGGTGGGAGGGGGAGTCCTCGCATTCCGCTGATGACTTGGTCGCGCTCCGAGTGCCCGATGACGGAGAGCGCGAGGTCACCGAGGAGGCGAGTGACTGGCTTCGCGTGACGCTCGGAGTCAGCGTGCTGCCCGCGTAGCGAGGTACTAGCACTCGCAAGCGCGCGGGCTACCGGGAGCGCACAGTGCAACGCGCCGCGAAGCAGATCGGGGTGAAGCACAAGCGCGGAGGATTCGGCGCTCCC contains these protein-coding regions:
- a CDS encoding AAA family ATPase; amino-acid sequence: MPDNDVPGRRFAERVGRLILPMAASVKLLDLPGLPAKGDVSDWLAAGGSPHVLRGLIEEAGRFLDSDAIGIGHADETPEVPTPLSTTCRLESVRLSDVRPEVVTWLWPGRVPWGKLTVLEGDPGVGKSTLALQVAAFVSSGRPLLPNVEPIEPASVLLLPSFEDGTADTIVPRLLAAEADCTRIHELRGVAYYGAAQSMPLSFPNDVEALREAIVKHGARLVILDSLTTSLSPGTDPYKDMDVRKALAPLARIAEETGVAVVVIRHFTKSGRGNAVTAGGGSVAISGVARVVLQVHKAPDDDSKRILAVAKCNVAVEFPRRSSSA